The candidate division KSB1 bacterium nucleotide sequence TCCACGCGGGCGCGCTCTTTGAGGTTGTTGATTTTGAGCTGGAGCTCGTTTGCCCTAAGCTCCAGCTGGTGCACCTCTTCCGCCAGCCGTTCGCGCTTGGCCCTCACCTCGCGACACAGGCGTTCTTGTTCGTCGATCTGTTGTTTGTGCGCGCGGTATTGCTCCTCCAGGTCCAGCACGAGCCGTTCCAGCTCCTCGCGCCTCGCAAAGCCCTCTTGGAGTTCCCGCTTTCTTTGGGCGATGCGCGCAGCTATGGCTGCGGCCTCTGCCTGTGCCTGCCGGGCTTCGTCGCCTCGACTGGTGTGAGCCCTTTCGGTCTCCTCAATGAGGGTCTGGGTGCGCGCTATTTCGGCGACCACGTTGTCCAAATCGCGCTGTCGCCCGATCAGCGCCACATGGTGCTGTTCCACCTGGGCGTTGCATTGGGCCGCGGACGACTCTGCCTCCGATAGGCGCAGACGCACCTCTTCAGCGTGTTGGGCAAGGCCCTCCCCCTGCGCGCGCAGTCCCTCTAACTTGGCCGAGAGCTCCGCTTGCTGGGCCTCAGCCTCCTGGACGCGGCGAGACAGCTGCTCTTGCTCAGCGGCGATAGTCTGCTGGCGCTCACTCAGGGCGCGGAGCCGGGCCTCTACCTGGTTAAGCTCCAGGCGCGCAGTAGCACGTTCTTCCTCCTGCGACTGGAGCGCAGCGCGGAGCTCGTGCTCATTGGTGACAAGCGCGGCGATTTGATTTTCTTGCTCCTGTGCCTGCTGTTCCAGCTCGGCAATTGTGGCCCCAAGCAGGGCGCATTGTTGGGAAGCTTGTTCTAACTGCTGTCGCCGGCCGATAAGACCCACCTGCTGTCGTGCCACCGAACCTCCGCGCACAAAGCCTTCCGGCGTGAGGCGCTCGCCAGCGAGGGTCACAATGTCGTACCCCTGTTGTGCCGCGGTTGCGTGCAGACGGCGGGCCGTGTCCAGGTCCCGAACGATGACGGTAGCGCCCAGGAGGGCCGACACTACCGGCCGATAAGGCTCCTCGCATTGTACCAGCTCGTCGGCCCAGCCCAGCACTTCTTGTCCAGGCCGCAGTGCCTCTGGGCGTGGGGCCGATGCTGGCGCATGGAGGTCGGCCAGCGGCACGAACCAGGCTGCACCCTGCTCCCGTTCCTGGAGCGTGGCTATGCCTTGGAACGCCATGGCCTGGTCGACAACGACCACATAGTTCAGTGCCTCGCCCAGCGCTGTCTCGATGGCTGGGCGGAAGGACTCTTCCACCACCAGCACGTCTGCTAGTGTTCCCAGCGCGCGAAAGCCGGGCCCTGGTTCAGCAAGCAAGACGCGCACGCTGTCGGGCCTATCCTCGTGTGTTTCCAGGAGTCGACGCAGAATTTCGACACGATCTCGCGCTCGCTCCATTTCGGCCTTTGCTCGGAGCTGGCGCCCTCGGGTTTCTTCGTGGGCCTGTCGCAACCCTTGCAGGCTGGCTTGGATGGCCTCAAGCCTTTCTCGCGTCTGGTGCACTGCCTGGGTCAGTGCGTTCACGCGTTCAGTGCACGTTCCGAGCTCACGCTGCAGTGCCGCGGCGGTCTGCTGGTTCTGCTCGTGTTCGGCAGTCAAGGCTGCGGCTCGTTCTTTCAGCGCGGCGCGGTGCGCGGCAGCGCGTTCTACCTGCGCTTGGAGCTCGGCGAGCTGCCGTTGGTGCTCCCTCAGCTTGAGCTCGGCGGCGCTGTACTCCTGCCGAAGTGCGTCCACCCGGGCGGCCCATTGGTGTTGGTTGGTCCGGGCCTCCTGGTAAATCGCCTGCGCTGCGGCCACTTCCTGTTCCAATTCCTCACGCCGCTGCCCTTGCTCCCCAAGGTGCACCCTCAGCTTTTCCATGCGCGCCTGAAGCTCAGCGGCCTCCTTTTGGAAAAGCTCCGCCTTGTTCTCCAGCGCGCGGATCT carries:
- the smc gene encoding chromosome segregation protein SMC, with translation MYLSQVDILGFKSFAKKTTLVFNPGITAIVGPNGSGKSNIVDAIRWVLGEQKAGVLRSDKMENVIFAGSKGARPLGMAEVSLTVQNTRNVLPIEYSEVVITRRLFRSGESQYLLNGSVCRLKDINDLFMDTGMGPDAYSVIELSMVESLLNGKAEERRRVFDEAAGITKYKERRKATYRKLEATEKDLQRLEDIIAEVEKTVRSLERQVHRAQRYERIAQTLRELEIQVATQRYTEYLGQLAPLQEELAARRQERETVSVELGRLEAALEEAKTHLIAQEQELRQAQQQFNEAVTALRAHEEDVLVGREQIRALENKAELFQKEAAELQARMEKLRVHLGEQGQRREELEQEVAAAQAIYQEARTNQHQWAARVDALRQEYSAAELKLREHQRQLAELQAQVERAAAHRAALKERAAALTAEHEQNQQTAAALQRELGTCTERVNALTQAVHQTRERLEAIQASLQGLRQAHEETRGRQLRAKAEMERARDRVEILRRLLETHEDRPDSVRVLLAEPGPGFRALGTLADVLVVEESFRPAIETALGEALNYVVVVDQAMAFQGIATLQEREQGAAWFVPLADLHAPASAPRPEALRPGQEVLGWADELVQCEEPYRPVVSALLGATVIVRDLDTARRLHATAAQQGYDIVTLAGERLTPEGFVRGGSVARQQVGLIGRRQQLEQASQQCALLGATIAELEQQAQEQENQIAALVTNEHELRAALQSQEEERATARLELNQVEARLRALSERQQTIAAEQEQLSRRVQEAEAQQAELSAKLEGLRAQGEGLAQHAEEVRLRLSEAESSAAQCNAQVEQHHVALIGRQRDLDNVVAEIARTQTLIEETERAHTSRGDEARQAQAEAAAIAARIAQRKRELQEGFARREELERLVLDLEEQYRAHKQQIDEQERLCREVRAKRERLAEEVHQLELRANELQLKINNLKERARVEFEVELTPHEMEEVDVPALEQEIATLRQKLKLLGPVNLLALRDYEQEKTRLDLMLNQRKDLLDARANLEETIRRINQTAREKFAQVFQTVNENFRQVFAEFFEGGTAEVRLEEGEDPLEAEIKIVASPKGKRLESLSLMSGGEKALTAISLLFAIYLVKPSPFCILDEVDAPLDDVNVRRFVQALRKFSANTQFITVTHNKTTMRAADYLYGVTMGEDHISQLVSVKFGEQEPASEERQSAAAEG